In Paludibacter propionicigenes WB4, the genomic window TTCGTTCATCTTTCCCGAATTTCCTTTTATTCTGTCTGGCATAATACGATTTCTGAGTTCACCTCTTAAATTCATATTTTCACTGCGCAGTTGCTCAAGCTCTTCGGCATATTCTTGTCTGCGGCGTAAGGTTCTTCCGATCATCGAACCGACAATTTTCAATAATCTCAAATCATAATCAAACGATACAATTCGTTTATAAACTTTATGTTGGCTCAGGGTACCTATTACTTCATCTTTGTAACGTATTGGAGTACAAATGAATGACACATCTATACCATCGATAACCGTAGCTGCATCAGTCAGATTCAAAAACTCGTGTGAGGAAGCAATTTTAGGTAAAAGAACTTGTTTGCCGGTTTCTATTACACGACCAATTATTCCGTGCCCCACATGATATACTGCATCTTTAATTTTTTTCTCATCAATTCCATAAGCACCCTCAATCGTGATTTGAGAATTTTCGCGATTCAGTATGGTCAGAATAATTCGCTCAGCTTTTAAGTGTTCAGCCAATATTCTCAAGACTTCATTTAAATCAATTTCCTTATTGCTCAATAAAGAACTTAACTCAAGTAATACCTCCAACTCTTTAGCTCCATAACAATCGGAACCATTAAACCTACACAAAGTTTCCATAAAATCTTTATTTTATACCATTTTGACACACCTACCATAATAAATCACACCTTTGTCTGCAAAATTACTCATTTTTACGCCATTATGAAATTATTTGAGAGAAAATTTTATTGATTATTTCAAGAGAAAATTTATCAAACAGATAACTATCAGATTACAAGTGATTTAATTATAAGTAAAAGTCAACTGCTAATTAAATTCGTATTCCGGCTAGTATAAAACAGATTTGGACCTCTGATTCAAAAGAAATAATCACTGGCATGAATAATTGTTGAACAAAACAAAAAAAAACGTACTTTTGCAACTTTGTGAGTCAGACTTGATTTGGAATGTAAACTCGACAGGAATTTATTGATTATGATATTAAACTACATTTGGATTGGATTTATTCTCATTGCTTTCGTGGTAGCGTGCATACAATTTTTTGTTTCCGGTAATACCAATATTTTCATGGACGTAATGCAGTCTGCATTTGGATCGGCTAAAACCGGTTTTGAAATTTCTATTGGATTAACTGGGATGTTGTCATTGTGGTTGGGAATTCTTAAAATAGGTGAAAGAGGTGGTGCAATCAATATTATCTCCCGAATGGTGGCTCCTTTTTTTTCCAAAATCTTCCCCGATATTCCTAAAGGTCATCCTGCCATGGGAAGTATCTTCATGAATCTCTCAGCCAACATGCTCGGACTAGATAATGCAGCCACGCCACTGGGTCTAAAAGCCATGCGCGAACTACAGGAAATTAATCCTGACAAAGAAAAAGCGTCTAATCCCATGATCATGTTTTTGGTGCTTAATACGGCAGGCCTTATGTTGGTGCCTGTTAGCATTCTGACCTTTCGTCAGCAGCTCGGAGCTGCAAACCCGGCCGATGTATTTCTACCAATACTGATCGCCACTTTTTGTGCGGCATTAACAGGCCTTATAACTGTATCTGTTATCCAAAAAATCAATCTGTTGAACCGTGTTGTTCTTTTAACCCTTGGGGGAATGATTACGTTGATTGGTACGTTAATATACGTTTTGAGCAGACTTCCCAAAGCTGACATTTCTAAATATTCGAATTTTACTGCATATTTTATTCTTTTCAGCATCATTATCATATTCATTAGCATTGCATTAAGAAGTAAAACCAATGTATACGAGTCATTCATAGATGGCGCAAAAGAAGGATTTCAGGTGGCAATAGGAATAGTTCCTTATCTTATTGGCATATTAGTCGCAATTGCTATGTTTCGCGCATCCGGGGCTATGGATTATCTGATATTAGGAATAAAGTACCTTGTTTCTCTCACCGGTGTTAATACAGATTTTGTTGAAGCTCTACCTACCGCATTAATGAAACCTTTGAGTGGAAGCGGTGCCAGAGGCATGATGGTTGATGCAATGAAAATTCATGGTGCCGATTCATTTGTAGGTCGTTTATCCTGCATAATTCAAGGTTCGGCCGATACAACTTTCTTTATCTTAGCCGTATATTTTGGTTCTGTAAATATAAAAAATACCCGTTACGCTTTGGCTTGTGGCCTTTTAGCCGATTTTGCAGGAATTACAGCTGCCATTTTACTTGGATATTTATTTTTTCATTGATTTCAAATCCCGTATTTTACAAACACAAAGAACATGATTCAATATATTGCCGAAGACATTAAAGTTCCATCTATCCCAAAACAAAAGATCAATGCATGGATTAAAAATACAGCTACCTTTTACGGAAAAAAAGTAGGAGAAATTGCTTATATTTTTTGTTCAGATGAGCGCATACTGGAAATAAACAAACAATATCTGAATCATGATTATTACACAGATATAATAACCTTTGACTACAGTGAATCTTCAGTTATTTCAGGAGATATATTTATAAGTATTGACACCGTAAAAAGCAATGCCGAAGAATTTAATGTAAGTATAGAAGAGGAGCTTAAACGAATTTTGATTCATGGCATTCTACACCTCTGCGGACAAGCCGACAACACTCCTGAATTAAGAGCCGAAATGACAAATAAAGAGAATCTGGCACTTCAAACTTTCTCTATCTAAAAGCATTTTAAGCTTCTTTATCATTATACAAACCAGTTCTGCTATTAACTCACTATTTTTGCAATAATATGTTAAATATAGCCTCCACTTTGAAGGCATTTTATTATCATTAAAAGATTATCACTACTTTTGTTGCTGTATTCTGTTTGAAACATCTAGATTTAATCTTAAGAAACTCTTTTAGTCTCTAATTACTGATACTTATTTAGGAATGACTATGGATATCAGACTTATAAAATTTTGTGTATTTGTTGCCTGTATAACAATGTCTGTCAACACTTTTTCGCAAGATTTATATCGTGCCGAGATTGGAATATCAGGTGGTGGGTCATCGTATATAGGTGATGCAAACAGTAAGCTCTTCAATAATATGCAATTTACTTACGGTGCATTTGTTCGATACAGAATAGACACTCGTTTTGCAGTTAAGGCG contains:
- the ybeY gene encoding rRNA maturation RNase YbeY yields the protein MIQYIAEDIKVPSIPKQKINAWIKNTATFYGKKVGEIAYIFCSDERILEINKQYLNHDYYTDIITFDYSESSVISGDIFISIDTVKSNAEEFNVSIEEELKRILIHGILHLCGQADNTPELRAEMTNKENLALQTFSI
- a CDS encoding nucleoside recognition domain-containing protein, with translation MILNYIWIGFILIAFVVACIQFFVSGNTNIFMDVMQSAFGSAKTGFEISIGLTGMLSLWLGILKIGERGGAINIISRMVAPFFSKIFPDIPKGHPAMGSIFMNLSANMLGLDNAATPLGLKAMRELQEINPDKEKASNPMIMFLVLNTAGLMLVPVSILTFRQQLGAANPADVFLPILIATFCAALTGLITVSVIQKINLLNRVVLLTLGGMITLIGTLIYVLSRLPKADISKYSNFTAYFILFSIIIIFISIALRSKTNVYESFIDGAKEGFQVAIGIVPYLIGILVAIAMFRASGAMDYLILGIKYLVSLTGVNTDFVEALPTALMKPLSGSGARGMMVDAMKIHGADSFVGRLSCIIQGSADTTFFILAVYFGSVNIKNTRYALACGLLADFAGITAAILLGYLFFH